Proteins found in one Atribacterota bacterium genomic segment:
- a CDS encoding ferritin family protein, with translation MPEFGSSFSGLKNDRKLTEEELIRAIRFMIAAEYEAIQLYMQLAESTDNKLAQEVLIDIADEERVHAGEFLRLLKELAPDEEKFYKEGEEEVEEEIDKMNK, from the coding sequence ATGCCAGAATTTGGAAGCTCATTTTCAGGTTTAAAAAATGACCGCAAATTGACAGAGGAGGAGTTAATACGTGCTATAAGGTTTATGATTGCCGCTGAATATGAAGCCATCCAGCTTTACATGCAGCTTGCTGAATCAACTGACAACAAATTAGCACAGGAAGTACTTATAGATATCGCGGATGAAGAGCGTGTTCATGCAGGTGAATTTTTAAGATTATTAAAAGAACTTGCTCCTGATGAAGAAAAGTTTTACAAAGAAGGCGAAGAAGAAGTAGAAGAAGAAATTGATAAAATGAACAAATAG